TCCAGCGCAGGCCGCGCGCGCTCACCGCCAGCGGCGCCTCGCGGAAGCCGGGCATGCGCATGAGCTTGGACAGGCGGCGCAGCATCCTAGTCTCCGTCCGATAGGGCATGGGCGCCGAAGCTTATGCGGTGCGCCGGTCGCGCTGTCGAGGGGCGCCGTCCCCGCACGCGCAGGAGGTAGATGGCGAGCGCCATGACCACGCCGAGTTCGCCCGGCGTGAACACCAGCGAATAGACCGCCGAGGTGACCAGCAGATAGAGGATGTAGTCGGAGAGCGCGAGCACCAGCGCGTCATCCGTGCCGCGTGCGGCCCTCAACACGACGATGACACCCCACACATAGAGCCCCGCCAGCAGCAGCGCCCCCAACAACCCATATTCAAAGACCACGCCGAACCAGCCGAGATCGGCGATATAGAACTGGTCATTGCCGAAAATGTCGGCAAGCGTGATGGCGCCGAAGCGGGTCGTGGCGCCCACCCCGAACAGCCAGCGCCAGGGGTCGTCACCGAGGAAGTTCGCCGCCAGCGCCAGCGAATGCTGGCGCACGGTGAGCGAGCCGCCGAGCGACTGCACGAGATTGTCGGCGTTCTGCACCATCATCACCCCCACGCCGAGCGGCACCACGGCGAGGAACAGCCCGACGATGAGCAGACGCCGGCGCGGCGCCAGCGACGTCACGGCGGCGTAGACGCAGATCAGCAGCATGCCGCCAATGGCCGTGCGCTGCTTGTAGATCATCAGCATGGCGAGGAAGCCGGCGAGGATCAGCAGCGGCGCCAGCAGGGTCGGGCGCTGCACGGCACGGCGCGCGAGATAGAACAGCAGCAGCGCGCCGAAGAACATCGGCATGTAGATTCGATAGCCGCGCTCGACCTCGATCATGAACAGCTTGCCGAGCATGGGATCGTTCACGTACCAGCTCGTCGGCACGGCGATCCACAGCAGCACCATCAGTGCGAAGGTCGCGGCACCCAGCCCCACCAGCACGGCGCGCAGCCGGTCATGGCTCGGCGCCAGCCAGGCGAGCAGCGCCGAGAGCGCGAAGTAATAGGTCATCGGCCACACCTTCACCGTGGTGATCAGCGCGTCGATCAGCCCATTGCCGAGCTGCACCATGGAGATGAAGGGCGTGACGCCCAGCGCATAGGCGAGGAAGACGAGATAGAAGCGCTTGGCCGGCAGCTCCAGCCGCACCACCGCATAGAGCGCCAGCGGCAGGCAGGCGAGCGGCCACGCCTTCGAGAGCAGATAGGGGACGGTCAGCTCGTGCAGGTAATGGAAGCACTGCGCGAACAGCGGCAGGGTGACGACAAGGATCGTCGTCGTCACCAGCCCGGCGAACCGCTCGTCGGAGATCGGCAGCGGGTCGGGCACATAGGCGCGGGGCAGGCTCACCACCGCCGCGCGGCGCCGGGAGGTGACGCCCCCGCTCATGCCCCGCCCTCCGGCGGTTTCATGCCGTAGCGCGCCGGATCGCGCCGGGCCTTCAGCGCCGTCAGCAGCACGGGTGCGGAATCGATGAACACCCGGCGGGCATGGCCAAGCGGGTTGCGGGCGAGCCGGTAGGCCCATTCCAGCCCCGCCCGGCGCAGAAAGGCCGGCGCGCGGGGCACAAGGCCGGTGGCGAAGTTCAACGCGCTCCCCACGCACAGCCCGCAGCCCACCGCCCCGCCGCGCGCCGCAATGGCCCGCGCGAGATATTCCGACTGCGGCGAGCCGGCGACGAGGAAGACGTAACGCGCCGGATGCGCCACGACGAAATCCACGCACGCCGCCACCGCGGCAGGATCGCGGATGAAGCCCATGGGCGGCACATGCAGGGCGAGACGGGTGAGGCCGAAGCGCGCCATCAGCCGGCACCGCAATTCCTCGCTGCCACCGATCACCGTCACCGGATCCTCCGGCGCGGTATGGCCTTCCAGCAAGGAGAGCGTCACATCGCTGCCGGCGGCGTGCGGCAGGTCGAGCCCGAACAGCCGGCGCGCGAGGACGCGCGGCACCTGCCCATCCAACAGGCGCAGCCAGGCATGGTCATAGGCGTCGCGGAAACGGGAATCGCCGAGTTCGTTCAGCCGGGTGAAATGCGCCGCATTGGGCGTCACGACATAGGCGAAGGGCGCATCGGCCGGGCGGGCGGCGATGGTGGCGGCGGCCGCCGCCGTGTCCAGCCGGGCGATCGGCACGCCGAGATAGACGACCTCCGGCACGGCTTCCACGGGCGCTTTTCCTTGGTGGCGCCCCCTTAGGGGGTCACGGTGCTCTGCGTGCCCATCGTATAGTTGAAGCTGCGCTGGA
Above is a window of Ancylobacter sp. WKF20 DNA encoding:
- a CDS encoding WecB/TagA/CpsF family glycosyltransferase codes for the protein MEAVPEVVYLGVPIARLDTAAAAATIAARPADAPFAYVVTPNAAHFTRLNELGDSRFRDAYDHAWLRLLDGQVPRVLARRLFGLDLPHAAGSDVTLSLLEGHTAPEDPVTVIGGSEELRCRLMARFGLTRLALHVPPMGFIRDPAAVAACVDFVVAHPARYVFLVAGSPQSEYLARAIAARGGAVGCGLCVGSALNFATGLVPRAPAFLRRAGLEWAYRLARNPLGHARRVFIDSAPVLLTALKARRDPARYGMKPPEGGA